The Gigantopelta aegis isolate Gae_Host chromosome 3, Gae_host_genome, whole genome shotgun sequence genome segment ACCATTAAGTGCAAAATTTCAAGGACCgtatattgttgaaaaaaaaatcagtgcgGTTGATTATGTCATCCGTACTCCTGATCGTAAAAAGAAAACTCAGCTTTGCCATGTTAATAtgcttaaaaaatattataatcggGAAAACGTCTTGGCTAATACAATAATTCTTTCAGGGATAGATTCTGATGTTAAGATGAAAGATGATAATTTTAATCCAGTTGAGCCGAAATTGGTAAATTCGAGGATATTGTTTaatcttcatttaaaaatcagccatttaagtgaaaaacaacaaagtgatGTTCAACAAATCATTTCTGAATTTAGCCAAATTTTCCCAGATGTTCCTAGTCGAacaaatgttattaaacatgatgttgatgttggtgATTCCAAGTCAATTAAGCAACATGCTTATCGAGTTAATCCACAAAAACAGGAACTTATCCGAAAAGAAATAGATTATATGCTTGAGAACGGCATTATTCAACCTAGTTTTAGTAACTGGAGTTCTCCTTGTTTACTTGTTCCTAAACCTGATGGTAGTGTACGGTTCTGTACAGATTTTCGCAAAGTTAATGCTGTGACCAAATCAGATTCGTTTCCTATCCCACGAATTGATGACTGCATTGATAAATTAGGAACTGCTAAGTATATTAGCAAGTTTGACCTTTTGAAAGGTTACTGGCAAATACCATTAACTAAACGGGCCAGAGAAATCTCTGCGTTTGTAACCGCTGATGGGTTATTCGAATATCTGGTTTGTCCATTTGGAATGAAAAATTCTCAGGCTACATTCCAGAGAATGATTAATCAGGTCATTTCTGGATTAGAACAATGTCAGGCTTATGTTGATGATATTGTTGTTTATAGTCATAGTTGGAATCAGCATATTAGTCAAATCAAGGAACTGTTTGGTAGACTTTCTAAAGCCCGGTTGACTGTGAACTTGGGTAAAAGTGATTTTGCTAAAGCTACTGTTGTTTTTCTTGGACATGTGGTTGGTCAAGGGCAAGTAAGGCCACTTGAGGCCAAAGTTGAAAGCATTGATGCATTCGGCGTacctaaaacaagaaaacagtTGATGAGATTTTTAGGAATGGCTGGGTATTATaggaaattttgtaaaaatttcaGTATAATTACTTTCCCTTTAACAAATTTactcaaacaaaatgttaaatacatttggacCAAAGAATGTCAAGATGCGTTCAAtagtgtgaaaaacatattgaaaaGTAAACCTGTGCTTATGGCACCCGATTTTAGGAAACCTTTTCAATTGACTGTAGATGCTAGCGATATTGGAGCTGGTGCAGTTTTGTCACAATGCAATGAACAAGGAGTATTTCATCCTGTCGCTTACTTTTCTAGAAAGTTCAATagtcatcaaaataaatattcaactgTTGAAAAGGAAACATTATCACTGTTGTTGGCCTTGGATCATTTTGAGGTTTACGTGTGTAACCCAATTGAATCAATTATCGTTTGGACTGATCATAATCCCCttgtgtttttacataaaatgaaaaataaaaatcaaagatTGTTAAGGTGGTCTTTGCAGTTACAGGAATACGATCTTCAGATATGCCATATAAAGGGAAAGGAAAATGTGGTAGCAGATGCTTTATCtagaatggaataaataattgaGATAATTGTTAGGTTAGTGGAAAATATAAGCATTAAGAAGATTAGTGTTATGCAATTCCTATAGTGTGTAAGGTTTTGTATATAGATAAGAATTACTGTAGGAATgtgtatatagttattttatgaTATGGTATTTATAATACTGACCATATGAATGTGTTCCCAAGTgtgtataatgaataaaaaatattgttttattaaaacaatatttttgaaaaattgggGGGAGATGTTATGAtaatctggttttaagttaaatctggctttgggttatgtaatatggacgtttttatcgtcgggtgaaaattcaagtaaaaatatggaagattatgtgtttcgctggctggagaaaataaaatataactgtggcggacatatctcattatgtcctatcatgtgtttaaacaacgacggcgtgctgaaataataaaataatgacttaccTGGAGAGCAAACATGTGTTCGGCAAGGtggctgacattttgtttttgtctgttcgtaTAGCCAGACCGTGATCTGTGGAGCACCTGTCTGGTGgcttttcgtttttggaatgatttgattggtcggcgaattaatttacatcgtAAGTTATGAGTTCTGCACGATGTTCTTGTGGAGTGCATTCTGTTGCACACGTCTTCAGATGCCTATATAAACTGGGAATCAACGCACAATCTTCAGAACTCGAAGTTAGAGTATCTCCTGTCCAGCACCGTCAGAAGTTACCACGTCAACAAAGCATGAAGGAGCGGCGACCGGTCATCTTGTTTAGCAGCCCTTGGCAGTCGTGCATTGAACTTTTCGTGATGGACTGATTTTCGTTTGGTGACTATTAGTTAATAACTTAAACGCCAGAATTCTGTGGGAAAactttatgtatttaaacatatatattttatataaaaacatttaaacacttgctacttgttatgtaattttgtcaagaacgtgtgtgctcaatgttttagctatttagtcaatttattaatcgggcaattagtttattgcattgaataatgtgatattaaatatcacacagtctatatctaataattgtatttaattgcatgtgataacctgtacacatggcaattgtttagtaccatgattggataattcggatttatcaatcttggtacacgtgacttctgcggtctattaaagtttttaatccagttagtggttattgtggaTCGGGAAGGTCACACTATCAAATCAATTCCCACCAGAAGCGGAGTATATGCTTGTACACGTTTATAATGAAAAGCAACTCTTTTTAAAAGCAACCTAAGTGTCGTCTGTACCTTAAGCAACGAGTTATGCGTTTTCTGTTTCCTAGACGTTCACGCCGTTATCACCTCAAGTGTACCGCCTCAGGCGATAGTCTAGCTCGCCTAAATATAGAGGCTAAGAGTCGCCCTGTTCTAATGATTTAAACCTGTTTCTTCgaaaaaaatattgatatcATACCATAGATATTAAGctaaatgctttatttaacgacgctctcagcacattttatttacggttatatggcgtcggacttatggttaaagaccatacaGACATAGGCGTCGATCCGGTTTTAAAAGTGGGGGGGAccgatacatatacatataattttgttttttttgcaagGGTGGGGGGacgaggtgtctggcgaagcccgccaccgcgagcgccgcaggcgcgaagcccgtggcggggggtctgggagccctccccccgaaaattttggaaaatttaccccttctagggctgttctgaggtgttttctgctggctagccgagctgctttctgacaaaatatttttcgcCTTAATTATTGTGACTAAACTGAACAAATGGTATATAGATACAATATAACTTTATTGGTCAAATTTCTTAATTCAAGTACAAATAATGaacatgaataaaaacaatggTGCCACTGATGGTATTCCAACAAGTCTTTAATGGTCTAAAATTTCCCAAAAACACTACGCGGTGTATCGCTCGATCCATCGACAAATTCAATTGCGATATCTCGTGCAGTGCACTCGGCAAGACGATTTCTGTGCACATGACAGACCATCACGTCTGCTGTGCTGCTGCCAAATGTAGATGATGCCTCATTCAGTGCCTCCAGCACGTGTGCGTAGTTGCTAAGGACGGCTCTAACGGCAATCCCACGTGACAGCCAGCGTGTTGGACAAAGCGGCTTCAGGCGTGAAGGGGAAGGGCTATCATCCATAACTTGCAGATCGAGatacaaatttttaaatttgcctGATGAGTTGTAGAAGCCGCCCAGTTCCTGCACCACGTTAAGAGCATCGCGAAGGAACGGTGCACTCTCGATGGCCTTCGCACAGATGAGGTGCGTGATGTGTGCACCGCAATGCGTGTAGTTTGCCAGTGGTTGTACTTTCTTGATCAGTGCTTGGCAGCCTTGGTATTTGCCCGACATATTGCTGGCTCCGTCATACGTTTGCGCTCTCAGATGCGTGATTGGGAGGTTGAGTCTGAGCAACGCGTCTTGCAGCATATTGCTGAGGCTGGCACCAGTCATCTCAGATACGCTGTACAGACCGATAAAGTCCTCGTGAACGTCGTAAGCGTCGTCTATATATCGCACGCATATTGCCTCCTGTTCAACGCCTTGGATGTCTTGGGTTCCGTCGACAATGACTGCAAAAAGGCCCACGTTCTTGCAAATATTTCGCAGCACCATGTGTGCCATGATTTTTAACAGTTCGTTTTGCACGGCAACGCTTGTGTATGAAGTTGTGCGTGTCAACCACCTCTGTAACACGACGTCGTCGTTGCTCCGCAGCTCTAACAACTTCATGAAGTTACCGTCGCTTGACTCTTTGCCGCGTATTGCCAGTCCCTGCTGCGCTAGATACTGGACGGTCGTCACAATCTTCAGCAGAGCGTTGCGCGCCTTCGTTTGTTCTTCAAGATGGTGCGTACTTAACTGTGCGTCAACGTTGTTGTTGGAAGACCGGAATTTCAGGTTGCTATGAGAAATCATATGTGCAGATGTCTTTTCGTGGATTTTGAATTTCTCAATTGCCTTCTTCCAGTTGCAAAATCCCTTGGAAACAAATGTGTCCTCTGAATACCGCGCCATGCCGGCCAAGTCCATGCATGCTGCTTTAGCACAAGTAAAGCAGAGTACTCCGCTAACGTTAGCGTCAAAGTGGAGCCATGGAAAGCTATCGAACCACGCGCGCTGAAAACATAGCGTTCGTTTAGCGAGCCGTTGCACCGGCATGCAGTTGACGTCCCGTGGCTGGTACGGCACTGGCGGTAAGATGGGCAACCGTGTCTGAGAAGTGACtcttttctctgttttttctttaacatcTTCACCAACAACTTCGACATTTGAATCCGGTGTCGTCCCTACTCGCAACAGAGTCTGGGCATGGCGTGGTATGGCAGTGAAGAACTTTTTAATGTCCATGGTAGTTTTTCTACGGTATACTATCTCCGTTAGCGTTTCGTCCTGGACGATGCAGTTTGCCAAATAACCTGCGTGTAATTCATCAAATTCGAATTGTTGTATCAAATAGCATGTCAAAATAACCGGATATAAGCCTATGGGTACAATGATAATTGACGAATACATTGTATGCAAAATATTCGTTATTAGATTCCTGGAGACTGGAGTAGTTGTTTTTCCGACGATATAACCACGGCCGGTCTATAACAACTAAACTAGTGACCATCATCTACCTAGCGCATGCGCTATTGGTAGTTTGATCCGATGtccttgtttcaaaataaaataaacgcatttttttcagaataaataaaaaataataataattaaacaatattatttacttgacaaattaacaaatatcgCTAGTAACcattatttatataactttCGTTCCGTCTTTCCTTtacgtgttttattttattattaatttcaaatgtcttttattgggtttttcaaattataaaaaagtagACGCCAGTACTGAACATTTCTGGTGTTACATTTTTATAGACTTTCTGCCCCAACACTTgggtataattatttcaaattacacATCACTACCTAAGTTTATAGATTGATATTTCTATTGATGatgaaaggagagagagagagagagagagagagagagagagagagagagagagagagagagagagagagagagcatatatattattattcaaaatagcATATACACTTAGTGACATAATGCTAAGAGTAAATCAGCAATACCTGTTATTTATATGAAGTTCGAAACCAATTAGTCAATTTCAGTATAAAAGAAAGAACCATTAAgttttaatagttatttttacTTAACCAATAACGCATATTTAgataccgtataaccggaaacATTTCGAGGTTTTTCATTTTCGAGGTTTGATAAATTTGAAATGGgcgtgtttttattttcatgttttagcAAATCTGGTTTGCGaaaattttgttattgttgttaattaaaagtttaacatcGGCTTCGAGTTGCTTAAAATCGCCGGAGCATAACGTGAAACTCAATTGCAAGTGGATAAGGCGGTATCCTATTGGCGAGACAACTGATGACAAGACGTTTATTTAAAGCCAATTACGATTGGTGTGAGAAGTGTTCTAAGTCAGACAGTGTGGTGTTTGATGTTTAATCTGAGCTCGACATGTTCATTCATACTCGTATACAGTAAGCTGGCTCAGTCTACTCTCTTGTAGTTTCCTGTGGTCTGCGGTGCTCTGCGCATGGCAGGAAATATCAGGAAATAAAGTATTTCGgtaaatagttattttaataattttattatatagtggGCACAATGAATATTTGTGATTTATTTGGGGATATCTTCAACTATTTTcaaggtttaaaataaaaactactacaaatagattgtaaaataattagtatatttaCTACCAGTCTAGTGTAGGAACATAAGAGCCGGCACTCCAAGGCGAAATGCCAAATGGTGATCAGTTACGCTATATATactagaaaatatttgtttcgtctgaaaaaagtggggggggaCATTTCCTATGCTGTCCCCCCCAAGCTGAAAAGTGAGGGGGGCGTGTCCCCCGTCCCCCACCGATTGACGCCCATGCATACAGATACCTATATTAATGAATGCTTCCATACAAAGTCATgcagtttaaaaagaaaacgaaaacaaaagtcCGAACCCCCAAAACAAGAGAAACAAAAGCAAACCCCTCTCAAAAAATCCCCACAAAAATAATCCCACCACCcctcaaaataaaatttcaagaaaaccccaaaacgatcacaaaaccaacaaccaataaaccaataaataaataaataaaattaaaataaataaataaatagaaacaaaaccccccaaacaaacataaaacattttttttaaaaaccaaccgcacaaaaaaacaccacccaTTATTTTACTCGTCCAAACGATATCCCCAATGTAGTTTCACGCTTCAAGCTTACGTACACTTTTACTCTGATCTGCAATTCATACAAGTATCGCTTTGTTTTTCCTAGACGAATACACAGTTACCGTTCATTATAATTTATAGCCGGCATTAAAATGGTCTTGAGAGACACCAGTGAGGTCGCATTAGCATGTCTAACGAAGGTCTTTACAACGTGACGAGTTCTCAAGCCGGTGGAGACTTCAGTTGGTGCCATCACTTGGGTAACATATTCATAGCAAGTAACTCGTAGATATCAATCTTGTTCCGAGGGGAattctaacaacaacaacactgttAGCCGGTGTCAAGGATAAacgatacacagacagacagagagacagacaaacagagatatactttgttttattaaagtctaaCAAAAATAAACCTAGTGTTAGAGTTCTCGTCAGATTTACGATTGATCGTCCATAATGATTTTCTCATATTCCCAACCAGTGCAAAGGTTGTAGTACAGAACATGAAAATCATTCCTTTTGGGAAGtgtagtctatgtggcgacagcgccCCTCTCTTTTTATTTATCTCTTCCCCTATCGCTCCCCTATCTCTCCTCCtatctcccctccctcccctatCCCTCCCCCTATCCatctcctctctccccctccctctccactctctctctccacctaAATTTCTCTCGCTCATCTagatctctctccctctctttaaCACACTCTCCCGCTATCTCTCCACCCTCCCCTCTACCAAAGCAACCGTAGTTTAACATACATTTGCTGAGACATCGTTCAATACACATCCCTTGTCTTTTCTGTTATCGAATTTCTGTGAATAGAAGTACAGCCGGATTGCTGCTACAGTAATTCGGCTACGGGTCAGCCTTGTATAGATATGAGAAGATTGTTTAATATGCGTGAAAAATAATCCATGCacaattagagagagagagagacgcattGTAGGTGGACTTAGTTCTACTAGACAATGTGTCTACTCTGTGTGTACTAGCGTCTTCGGGGGACGCGTTGTTTAACAGATTTACTGATTGCCAACAAGTCAGTGGACCATAAACAACGAACTGAAATAAATCTGCCCCGGACactggggcggacatgctcgaaaccttcgtggtatatgagcatgctaAAGTataacgcacgcacgcacagaaatacaaataaatattcacaTATATATCTTCTTTACTGTCAACGGAATAGTGAGCACTGGTATCCTTTTATCTCATAATCTCTACACTACATGtgacaattaccaaatgtctgacgtgTTCTAGAGGTGGAACAATAAGTAATTAGACTACTGGAAATAAACAGAGGAGTTTAATCCTCTGGTTTTGTAAATTGTATTTGTCGACACGTTCGATGTCTTGCCATCCTGACTGACGTTTGGTACCCCACACCTACAGGTGGATTCGCAGCGTGCCACTGGTCGACACGTTCGATGTCTTGCCATCCTGACTGACGTTTGGTACCCCACACCTACAGGTGGATTCGCAACGTGCCACTGGTCGACACGTTCGATGTCTTGCCACCCTGACTGACGTTTGGTACCCCATACCTACAGGTGGATTCGCAGCGTGCCACTGGTCGACTCTGTCGATCACCTGTCGACTGTAAGTTTGGTACCCCACACCTACAGGTGGACTCGCAGCGTGCCACTGGTCGACTCTGTCGATCACCTGTCGACTGTAAGTTTGGTACCCCACACCTACAGGTGGACTCGCAGCGTGCTACTGGTCGACTCTGTCGACTGTAAGTTTGGTATCCCACACCTACAGGTGGACTCGCAGCGTGCCACTTGTTGACTCTGTCGATCACCTGTCGACTGTAAGTTTGGTACCCCATGCACTGGGTGACTCTGTCGATCACCTGTCGACTGTAAGTTTGGCACCCCATGCCACTGGTTGACTCTGTCGATCACCTGTCGACTGTAAGTTTGGTACCCCATGCCACTGGTTGACTCTGTCGATCACCTGTCGACTGTAAGTTTGGTACCCCATGCCACTGGTTGACTCTGTCGATCACCTGTCGACTGTAAGTTTCGTTACAAACCCCTCTTAGAGACAGTCCAAGAACCCATTTTGTGAAATTGTTGGGCAGTAGCAATGATGATGTTACGTTTCTTTGTTTATGTCCCAggaatgttcaagcacgctgtcagtGCCGattttataagggggcaaaggaACAATTGCCCCGGGCccttcgaaccatgcattcggccattgtcgggtgcttctgtaacacgaAAATCTATCGGACAACCTCGCATATTTCCATAAAACGAGCTTGGGCAAGATCGTCCGATCGACTCATTAGTAACGAAGTCGCCGTCAAATGTTGgataagatatatatttgtaacaattaTTTATCAGCGTTAAATAAATACGATcgacaaaattatataataggGAATATATAAAACTGGAACATGATTGTCGTCGCCTTCATCTTCATTCACAGTCGTATCGTCGTTAGAGCTGGGAACAAACTTGGCGTGACGGAAACAATTGGCTATTGTTTTTTGTGTCACCTGCAACAAATACATTGTGTCCAGTACAGTAATAGCACTCCTGTGTTTCTGTCTGTTGCGTCGTGCTGCTTCATGATCACAAGTCGTGTGTAGTGGCTTTCCAGGTTGTTTATCATGCCTTGGTCCATGGCTGTGTTTCTGTCTGTTACGTCGTGCTGCTTCATGATCACAAGTCGTGTGTAGTGGCTTTTCAGGTTGTTTATCATGCCTTGGTCCATGGCTGTGTTTCTGTCTGTTGCGTCGTGCTGCTTCATGATCACAAGTCGTGTGTAGTGGCTTTTCAGGTTGTTTATCATGCCTTGGTCCATGGCTGTGTTTCTGTCTGTTGCGTCGTGCTGCTTCATGATCACAAGTCGTGTGTAGTGGCTTTTCAGGTTGTTTATCATGCCTTGGTCCATGGCTGTGTTTCTGTCTGTTGCGTCGTGCTGCTTCATGATCACAAGTCGTGTGTAGTGGCTTTTCAGGTTGTTTATCATGCCTTGGTCCATGGCTGTGTTTCTGTCTGTTGCGTCGTGCTGCTTCATGATCACAAGTCGTGTGTAGTGGCTTTTCAGGTTGTTTATCACATCTTGGTCCATGGCTGTGTTAGACTGGTTGTGTCAGGTGGCAAAACGATCAGCCCAGTTGCTTTCAAACCTTTCAGTTTAGGGTGGGCGGGACAGTTATCCACAAGCATGGCTATTTTTATACCACTAGGCTGCATCCAGGTCGATGAAAAATCCctacataaattatttttttatatatttctttgcatAGACTTAGCtgttcgagctaaatatgtttaattttacagttcggaccaataaactggttcgagagaaagcttctgttcgaccccaggggtattcgaccaatcagcaccaaaataaaagggtttaatagagagaacAATCGGGACTTTcttcttggttcgagaataccatTAGGttcactgaacaaaaaaagaaacttccgatttttacatatagtatttgttgtgttaaagaattcattgtgtaatgaaattatataggtagtattagccttgagctgtattatcaggattcatgaattttatcgattatttttgcactgttaatcgtcgacaacgtgaaattcaatttgcacgtgcatgcatggttcagcatgtcccgtgtagtattcggtcaatttgttttacttgtcttagtgacattgttgtcaagtgaacgaaaacgcttcaaaatttgtacaaaaaattacgttttttacattgtagcatttttagtatgccaagaatacccaataatttacgcgaacgagcgattggcatgcttgatgctggcatgtcgacagaagacgttgcaaggcatgttcgGAGTtatagtcgagcgatacgaaatcttcgcgtaagatttcgaacgacaggaagcaccaacgacttgccacgtcgtggacgtccgcgtgttacaacgcgtggtcaagaccgctataccatgaacacgcatttgcgcaatcgattccaaactgccactgctgctaacacacctgggcttcataataaccgaatcagtgggcaaactggtcgtaatcgtctgcgggagaacagtttacatgcacgacgtccttacgtcggatgcgttttaacgcaacgtcatcgtctaaatcgtcttaattgggcacgtgtacacactcgttggatacggcgacgctggaataccattcttttttcggatgaatccagattttctttacaacatggtgatggcagggtgcgcgtctaccgtaggagaaacgaacgctatgctgactgttgtgttcttgaacgagatcgtttcgggggtgggggttgtgtcatggtctgggcagccatcgttcaccactagtcgtcattgatggcaatttaaatgctcaacgttaccgcgatgacattctcgctcatcacatcattcctctgttccataacaacgccaacatctcgatttttcagcatgataatgccacctctcgtacagctagagacactgtacattttcttaggacaaataacattgatttcattgatgactggcccgctaaaagtcctgatctcaaccccaccgagcatgtctgggatagtctggacagacgattgaggcgtcgtcccaacccacccgctaacgtcaacgaacttcgtcaagcgctcattcgggaatggaacaatattccacaggcagaaatcaacactttagtcaattctatgcgcatgcgatgcactgcagtggtcaattcaaaaggtggtcatacccgttattaagtgggtgttgttgttttttttaaccactaccacacttggtcaaaatttctcccaatttctgttaacctatggccatgatttttgcaccaaacgatgcatcatggaacactctttaaacgcatatataacaattattccccaggtttgttttcatcaagttatgttcaagcaaagttagcggaagtttcttattttgttcaatatatatatatatatatatatatatatatatatatatatatattagtagc includes the following:
- the LOC121392670 gene encoding zinc finger MYM-type protein 1-like, with product MDIKKFFTAIPRHAQTLLRVGTTPDSNVEVVGEDVKEKTEKRVTSQTRLPILPPVPYQPRDVNCMPVQRLAKRTLCFQRAWFDSFPWLHFDANVSGVLCFTCAKAACMDLAGMARYSEDTFVSKGFCNWKKAIEKFKIHEKTSAHMISHSNLKFRSSNNNVDAQLSTHHLEEQTKARNALLKIVTTVQYLAQQGLAIRGKESSDGNFMKLLELRSNDDVVLQRWLTRTTSYTSVAVQNELLKIMAHMVLRNICKNVGLFAVIVDGTQDIQGVEQEAICVRYIDDAYDVHEDFIGLYSVSEMTGASLSNMLQDALLRLNLPITHLRAQTYDGASNMSGKYQGCQALIKKVQPLANYTHCGAHITHLICAKAIESAPFLRDALNVVQELGGFYNSSGKFKNLYLDLQVMDDSPSPSRLKPLCPTRWLSRGIAVRAVLSNYAHVLEALNEASSTFGSSTADVMVCHVHRNRLAECTARDIAIEFVDGSSDTPRSVFGKF